The Camelina sativa cultivar DH55 chromosome 16, Cs, whole genome shotgun sequence sequence GTGCTTCTGCGATCATCTACGGAACCCGCCCAGTCGGCATCACAGTAGCCTATAAGACTGGTGGTTGTGTCCTTGGTATAGTAGATACCAAGTTCAATTGtgcctttgatgtacttgatgatCTTATTCACAAATAGAAGATGTGATTTCTTAGGTCTGGCTTGATATCTGGCACATACACCAACCGCTAAGCAGATGTCCGGACGACTTGCTGTCAGATACAGAAGACTACCAATCATCCCGCGATATAGCTTCTCATCCACATCTTCTCTTGTTTCATCCTTTGAGAGCTTGTCATTCACCCCCATAGGTATCTTGGCCTCCTTACTAGTTGTAAGACCAAATCTAGTTATCAAGCCCATTGCATATCTGCTTTGAGACATGAAGATGCCATCAACTGATTGTTGTACTTGCAAACCCAGGAAGTAAGTTAGTTCACCACACATACTCATCTCAAATTCATCAGTCATATTCTGGACAAACTGATTAACAAGCTGCTGACAAGTTGATCCAAAGAcaatgtcatcaacatagatttGCACAAACATCAGACCCTTGTCAAGACTCAGAACAAACAGAGTTTTGTCCACACTTCCGCGCACATAGCCTTGATCCAGAAGAAACGTAGTCAACCTCTCATACCAGGCTCTAGGTGCTTGTTTGAGTCTGTAAAAAGCCTTCTTCAGTTTGTACACATGTTGCGGATGCTGTGGATCCTCGAACCCTTTGGGTTGCTCGACATAGACCTCTTCTTGAAGAAACCCATTAAAAAAGGCacttttgacatccatctgatgcaatGTGAAGTTTAAAGCACATGCCATGCCAAACAGAAAACGGATGGACTCCAACCTTGCCACTGGTGCAAAGGTTTCGTCAAAATTGACTCCCTCTACTTGTGAGTAACCCTGAGCAACAAGACGAGCTTTATTTCTCACAATGCACCCATTTTCATCGCTATTGTTCTTGAAAATCCATTTGGTTCCTACCACATTAACATCCACCGGTCTGCTTGTGAGTTCCCATACATCGTTTCGAGCAAACTGTTCAAGCTCATCTTGCATGGCAGCTATCCAAAATTCATCAGCCAATGCTTCTTTATGATTCTTTTGCTCAACCGAGGAAACGAAACATGCAAACTGTACCAATTCAGAGTCTTGAGGCActtgttgattgattgatcGCTGTTTCTTTCCAACCAGATGGAGAAAGTCAATTTGTTTTCCCCTGGTAACTCTTCCCCCCCCCCCTGAATCTCGCCAATAACATCATTAGAGGAGTGATTTCGATGCACTTGAGAGACATCCGGAAGAGGCACACCTCAGAAGAACCACAAGGAGGTGCTGCGAAGACAGGCGGCTCGAGAACACTAGATGGAGCGTCAGGAGTATCAGTTACTGAGTCATCAGGAGAAGAAATTGGTATGAGCGAGACTCGCTGGAAAGAAATGTCATCAAACACCACATTGACAGTCTCCTGAACAGAATGCAGGCGCTTGTTGTAAACACAAAAAGCAGTATTGTTGCCAGAATAACCTAGATTATCCCATCATCACTCTTGGAATCAAATTTGCCCAGCTGATCTTTGTCGTTTAAGATGTAACAAACACAGCCAAAGACATGGAAATAGCTGACTGATGGAGTGCGACCCTTCCACAATTCATATGGTGTCTTGAAGGTGCCTGGGAGAACATACACCGATTGATAATGTAACATGTAGTATTGACAGCCTCATCCCAGAACTGTTGTGGAACCTGATTCCCATGAAGCATTGCTCTTGCCATCTCCTGCAGAGTTCTGTTCTTCCGTTCAACGACGCCATTCTGCTCCGGAGTTCTGGGTGCAGAAAACTGATGCATAATCCCCTGAGCCATGCAGAACTAATCAAACTGCTCATTCACAAACTCACCACCGCGATCACTGTGTATCTCCTTGATAACCCACTTTTTGCCTTTGATTTGAAGAGCCAAGATGCGAAAGCATTCGAGTGTATCTGATTTTTCCCTAAGAAAACGCACCCATGTGTAGCGAGAGATGTCATCGACCAGAACAAAAATGAATCGTTTTCCTGACAAGCTATTGACACGATTGGACCCATAAGATCCATGTGTACCAATTCCAAAATATGCTCAGTGCGCACATCAGGAACTGCCTTGTGTGACACCTTCCCCTGTTTTCCTTTCTTGCATGGTCCACACTCAAAAAGTTGATGAGTCTGGAGTTTAGGTATTCCTCGAACAATGTCTTGATGTGCGAGTTTATGCATGGTGCGTATGTTCAGGTGACCAAGCTTTTGGTGCCACAACTCAGTGTTGGT is a genomic window containing:
- the LOC109129512 gene encoding uncharacterized protein LOC109129512, translating into MFVQIYVDDIVFGSTCQQLVNQFVQNMTDEFEMSMCGELTYFLGLQVQQSVDGIFMSQSRYAMGLITRFGLTTSKEAKIPMGVNDKLSKDETREDVDEKLYRGMIGSLLYLTASRPDICLAVGVCARYQARPKKSHLLFVNKIIKYIKGTIELGIYYTKDTTTSLIGYCDADWAGSVDDRRSTSGGCFFMGNNLISWHNKKQNSVSLSTAEAEYIALGRCCTQITWMKQMAADYDIVSDSILIHCDNQSAINISKNPVQHSRTKHIDIRHHFIWELVEAKLIEIDHVRTEFQLAVLFTKPLDFTRFTNLRKSIGICEI